Proteins from one Cicer arietinum cultivar CDC Frontier isolate Library 1 chromosome 3, Cicar.CDCFrontier_v2.0, whole genome shotgun sequence genomic window:
- the LOC101493173 gene encoding cytokinin dehydrogenase 1 — protein sequence MVLKLIGFSKHVIFSFIKTIILLILNFILHKADSGCNNSVTTSLVQFPPNEVLISLQSQVLDGHLSLKDNEDAAKDFGNIHHFPPLAVLHPKSVSDISRTIKHVFEKGSDSELKIAARGHGHSLQGQSQAHEGLVIKMESLQGHEMKIHSGEFPYVDVSGGELWINILHETLKHGLAPKSWTDYLHLTVGGTLSNAGISGQAFKHGPQINNIFQLEVVTGKGEVVTCSENRNADLFHGVLGGLGQFGIITRARISLESAPKRVKWIRVLYSDFSLFTRDQEYLISLKDTFDYIEGFVIINRTGILNSWRLSFDPKDPLQASQFNSDGKTFYCLEMAKYFNPDEVEVVNQGVDHLLSQLSYIPPTLFLSEVSYVEFLDRVHVSEKKLRAQGLWEVHHPWLNLLIPRSEIHDFAEVVFGHILKDTSNGPILIYPVNQTRWNSKTSLVTPEEDVFYLVAFLSSAVPFSTGENSLEYILNQNKRILDFCSHAQLNVKQYLPHYSTQEEWQAHFGSQWGAFVERKRAYDPLALLAPGHKIFQKAMSTFI from the exons ATGGTATTAAAACTTATTGGTTTCTCTAAACatgttattttttcatttatcaaAACAATTATACTTCTAATCCTTAATTTTATACTTCACAAAGCTGACTCAGGCTGCAACAATTCTGTTACAACTTCATTAGTTCAATTTCCACCTAATGAAGTTCTTATATCATTGCAATCACAAGTTCTTGATGGACATTTGAGCTTAAAGGACAATGAAGATGCTGCTAAGGATTTTGGCAACATACATCATTTTCCACCTCTAGCAGTGTTGCATCCAAAAAGTGTTTCAGATATTTCACGTACCATAAAGCATGTTTTTGAAAAAGGGTCTGATTCTGAGTTGAAGATTGCTGCTAGAGGACATGGACATTCACTTCAAGGTCAGTCACAAGCACATGAAGGACTAGTTATCAAGATGGAGTCACTTCAGGGTCATGAAATGAAAATTCACAGTGGTGAATTTCCTTATGTGGATGTATCAGGTGGTGAGTTGTGGATAAATATTCTGCATGAGACTCTGAAACATGGTTTGGCACCAAAGTCTTGGACTGATTACCTTCATCTCACTGTTGGAGGAACTCTTTCAAATGCTGGAATAAGTGGACAGGCTTTTAAGCATGGACCTCAGATCAATAACATCTTTCAATTGGAAGTTGTCACAG GAAAAGGAGAGGTGGTTACTTGCTCGGAAAACCGAAATGCTGATCTTTTTCATGGTGTTCTTGGAGGGCTTGGTCAATTTGGTATCATCACCAGGGCTAGAATTTCTCTTGAATCAGCACCAAAGAGG GTGAAATGGATAAGGGTGCTCTATTCTGATTTCTCTCTATTTACAAGAGATCAAGAGTATTTGATATCACTTAAGGACacatttgattatattgaagGATTTGTAATCATAAATAGAACTGGCATCCTTAACAGTTGGAGATTATCTTTTGACCCCAAAGATCCACTTCAAGCCAGCCAATTCAATTCAGATGGGAAGACTTTCTACTGTCTTGAGATGGCAAAATACTTTAACCCCGATGAAGTTGAAGTCGTGAACCAG GGTGTTGATCACCTACTGTCACAATTGAGTTATATTCCACCCACACTGTTCCTATCAGAAGTTTCTTACGTGGAATTTTTAGACAGAGTGCATGTTTCTGAAAAGAAGCTAAGAGCACAAGGCTTATGGGAAGTTCACCATCCTTGGCTGAACCTTTTAATCCCAAGGAGTGAGATTCATGACTTTGCTGAAGTAGTATTTGGCCATATTCTTAAGGACACAAGTAATGGTCCCATACTCATTTACCCTGTCAACCAAACAAG GTGGAACAGTAAAACATCTTTGGTCACCCCAGAGGAAGATGTTTTCTACCTAGTAGCATTCCTATCATCAGCAGTCCCGTTTTCTACTGGTGAAAACAGTTTAGAATACATTCTAAACCAAAACAAAAGGATCCTAGATTTCTGCAGCCATGCCCAACTTAATGTGAAACAATATCTTCCACATTACAGCACACAGGAAGAATGGCAAGCTCACTTTGGTTCACAATGGGGGGCATTTGTGGAAAGAAAAAGAGCCTATGACCCACTAGCACTGCTTGCCCCTGGGCATAAAATCTTTCAAAAGGCAATGTCTACCTTCATTTAG
- the LOC101493496 gene encoding uncharacterized protein — protein MMQDKKESVPVEDTSTNTNLSKIDGKGVLKHFTRASEDVEEIKEGDSKGRENCPKGTSLEEIDVSGDVNMEASITTDDVIRAGGFGARDDISSVLPVASDSTDFEASILDARGYEEPHGEVSRPGLGWTGATNGE, from the exons ATGATGCAAG ATAAAAAGGAGAGCGTGCCAGTGGAGGACACTTCCACTAATACCAATCTTTCTAAGATCGATGGCAAAGGTGTTTTAAAACATTTTACTAGAGCATCAGAAGATGTTGAAGAGATAAAGGAAGGCGATTCGAAAGGCAGAGAAAATTGTCCAAAGGGTACATCTCTTGAGGAAATTGATGTATCTGGGGATGTTAACATGGAGGCATCCATAACAACTGATGATGTAATTCGGGCCGGGGGATTTGGTGCCAGAGATGATATCAGTAGTGTTCTTCCCGTTGCAAGTGATTCGACCGACTTTGAAGCTTCAATCCTTGATGCACGAGGCTACGAGGAACCACATGGAGAAGTAAGCAGGCCTGGACTTGGTTGGACTGGTGCAACTAATGGGGAATAA